The DNA region GCACGTGGGTGCCGAACGGGTCGGTGACGGTCACGGCGTTGCCCTTGCGGTGCACCTCGTGCGGCGAGCCGATCGAGTAGGAGGCGAGCGCGATCCCGCTGCTCGGGGTCGCGCCGGCGCTCGGGGCGGTGCCGAACAGGGCGCTGGCCACGGTGAGGCTGGTCGGCGCGGTGCCGAGGGTGGTGAACGCGGACTGCTCGCCGCCGTAGACGCTGCCGAAGGCGGCGCCGCCGGTCACGGTGGTGCCGGCGGGCACGGTGACCGGGACGGTGGTGCCGGCCGGGCCCTGGACGGTGACCACGCCGCCCTGGACGTAGCCGCTGACGGTGCCGGCGGTCTGGGTCTGCCGCCAGGCGGTCTGCTGCTGCAGGGTGGTGCCCGCGTCGGTGAGGGTCTGGTTCACCATCGGGGTGTCGGCGGTGTACCAACCGCGGTACGTGGCGAGGATGTTGGTCAGGGTCTGCAGGGCGAGCCGGTCGTCGGTCAGGTTCGACTGGTGCATGAAGAACGGGCGCGGGTCGTTGCCGAGCACGTACCCGAGGGTGATCTTCACCTGCAGCGGCAGGACGTAGTTCGCCCAGCCGGTGGTCAGGTCCAGCGGCGTGATGCAGGTCGTGGTGGTCGGATTGGCCTCGCAGTTGCCGCTGCCGCCGTTGGCCTTCGAGGTGTACAGCCAGTTGTACTCGCTGACCTCGTCGGACTGGGTGGAGACGTTGTAGAAGACGTTGACCGGGTGGCGCGGCACGCCGAGCGCCGAGGCGATCTGCCGCTGGCCGGTCTCCCGGGAGGCGTCCACGCCGAGCCACTGGATGTTGTTCTGGGTGAGCGCGGCGAGGAAGTTCGGGTTGTCGTAGGGCTGCTGCGGCAGCATCACGGTGCCGGAGTGCTCACCGGCGATCAGCTCGCCCGGCCGGAACGGCAGTCCGTTGGCCTGGCCGAACTGGATGTTCTGCTGGATCTGGCTGTTGACGGTGCCCTGGTCGACGTACTGGATCGCGCCGGTGGAATCGGTCTGGCACTTCCACGGGATCACGGTGAAGTTCTGCACGCAGCCCAGGAACGGGTGCTGGTAGGTGTGGTTGAGCCACATGAAGCTGTTCTTGTTCGCCAGCAGGGCGGTGGTCAGCGGGTCGGTGCCGCCGTTGGCCGCCGCGTAGTCCAGGCTGGGGCCGCCGTTGAACAGGAAGTCCAGGGTGTAGTTGTTCTGCTGTTCCCAGGCGACGGTGGCGGTGACGTCCGCGGGCGTCATCCGGATCGGCGTGGTCGCCGGGACGGTGCCGACGCAGTCGCCCTCGCCCGGGGTGCAGTTGCCGACCTGGCTCCACCGGGAGTTGGCGTTGAAGAGGTCGTCGATGTGGGCGGAGAAGTAGTTGCGCCAGTAGCCGAGGTGGACGCCCTTGGTGACCCAGTCCACGATGCCGTGCGCCAGCAGTCGGAACTGCTGCTGGTAGTAGTTGTAGGCGAAGGTCAGCACCAGTTGCTGGCGCCCGCCGGAGGTGTAGACCCCGGCGAGGGTGCCCTGGGTGGTGGTGCCGGGGATGGTCTCGGTCAGGAACGGCTCGAAGTGCGAGCCGGTGGCCGGGTCGTCGGGAAGCGGGGTCGGCAGGTAGCCGTACGAGCCGTTGCCGCCGGCGGTGCCCTCGAAGGCCACCGGACCGTTCAGGTAGCGGAAGGCGTCCGCGCGGGCGGAGGCGCTCGCGGTGGCGGTGGTGGCGTCCAGCGAGCCGGACCAGGTCGGGGCGGACAGGCCGGTGTTGGCGCCGGGCCAGACGTAGGCGTCCACCTGCCGGACCTGGTAGGTCTGCTCGTACCCGCTCAGCGTGCTCAGTTCGGCCGCGGAGAGCTGGGTCGGCGCGTCGTTGGGCAGCACGACGCCCTCGAAGTGCCCGTGCGGGGTGCCGTCGGCCAGGGTGTCGGCCAGGAAGCCGGCGGTGATCGTGGCCCGGCCGCTGCTGGTCAGGTCGATGACGGTGGTCGGCACGCCCTCGGCGGAGAGCTGCTGCCGGATCCCCTCGACCCAGGGGTTACCGTCGGTGACCACCAGGACGTTCAGGTCCACCCGTGAGCTCGTGGCCGAGGCCGGCACGACGGTGGCCAGCCCGATCACCGCGGTGGCGACGGCCAGTGCGACGGCGGGGAGGAAGCGGAAGGCTCTCACGCGAAAGCCCCCTGCGGTATTACGGTGAGTCGACTCATGGGAGCCGATAATGCCCGGCTGGATCGGCCCGGCGCAGCAGCCTGGGAACAAGATTTACCAAGGGCTGAGGAATTACTGACAGAAGGTCGTCCCGGCGCTGGTCCACGCTCAATGTCCGGGGCGTGAACGGAATTTGATGAAAGCATGGCCCATCAGCGCCACGACCAGCGCCGTCGGCCGTTCCAGCGCCTTCAGAACGGTCGGATCCCACGGTTTCTGGCGAGCGCCTGACAATGCCTCCGGGCCGCGCACCGCACCGGCCTTTCGCGCCGCGGTAGGAATACCGGCCGGGTCGATTTCCGGCTCCCCGCGAAGGGCCGCCCCGAAGCGGACACCGGTGCGCCGCCGATGCGTCCGGACCACGTCGCCGGGATGCGCCGGAACCGGGTCACCAGGTGGCAAGATTGGCCCTGCCCGCCGGACCCGTCACGTCACTCGCGTCGGCGCCGCCGAGTGGCACACGAACCAGGCCTGGACCAGGCTGAGGCGGAAGTCCGGTCGCCAGATGGGTACGGTGTCGATGTTCGATACGAGCTTTGCCTTCCCGCGTTCCCTGTTGAACCCGGTGACCGGTGCCCGAGGGCGGGTCGCCGTCATCGGCGCAGGCGTCGCCGGCCTCGTGTGCGCGTACGAGCTGGAGCGGCGCGGCTTCGACGTCGTGGTCTACGAGCGGTCGAACCGGCCAGGCGGACGGGTGCGGACCCACCGCTTCTGGGACGGCACGCACGTGGACCTGGGTGCCATGCGCATCCCCGGCAACCACCACTGCGTGCTGCACTACGTCTCCCGGTTCCGCCTGGAGACCCGCCCCTTCGTCAACGCCAACCCGCGCGCCTACTACCACCTGCGCGGCCGCCGGGTCCGGGTGCGGGACGTCGCCACCATCTACCCCGCGTACGCACTGCGCCCCGGCGAACGACAGGCCCCGACCCCGATGCTGGACCGCCTCCTCGGCTCGGTGTGGCGCACGCTCACCGTCGAGCAGCAGGAGCGCACGCTGGCCGGTCACTGGGACGACCCGGCGCTGGAGCGGGCAGCCTCGATGTCCCTGTGGCAGTTCGTCCACGAGCACCTCTCCCAGGAGGCCTGGGACCTCATCGGCCACGCCAGCGGGCTCGCCCACTACGAGCAGTCCTCGCTACTGGAGGTCCTGGTCGACTACTTCGGCCTGTTCCACGAACGGCAGGTCGAGCTGGTGAACGGGCTGGACGCGCTGATCCACGCCTTCGTCCGGGCCCTGCGCCCCGACACCCTCCGGCTCTCCAGCCGGATCGACGAACTGGCGCTCACCACGGACGGCGTCCGGATCCACGGCAAGCGGCTCGGCGCCCCGCTGGAGGACCACGCCGACTACGTGGTGTGCTGCGTCCCGGCGCCCGCCCTCGACCAGATCACCGTCACCCCGGGACTGCCCCACGTCCAGCGGCACGCCGTGCGCGGCATCAGCTACGCCAGCAGCAGCAAGACCGTCCTCCACCTCACCCGCCGCCGCTGGGAGCTGGAGGACGGCATCCACGGCGGCGGGAGCTTCACCGACCTGCCGATCCAGCAGTGCTGGTACCCGTCGGACAACGCGATGCCCGTCACGGACGGGGTCAACGGCAGCGCCGACCACCGCTGGGCCGCCCGCGACCCGCTGCGCTCGGCCGAGCCGACCGCCCTGCTCGGCGCCTACCAGTGGGGCGCGAACGCCCGGCGCTTCGCCGCGCTGCCGGCGGCGGACCGCGACGCCCTGGTCCTGGACTGCCTCGAGCGGCTCCACCCCGGCGTCTCCGCCGACGTGGACGACATCGTGCACTGCGACTGGGACGTACAGACCGGCATGGGTGGCGGCGCCTTCGCCCACCTGACGCCCGGCGAGCACACCCGCTACCTGGCCGTGCTCGGCTCACCCCACCCGGCCGACGACCCGCGGATCTTCTTCGCCGGCGAGCACCTGTCCGGCGCCCACGCCTGGTGCCAGGGCGCCGCCCGGTCCGCCCTCGACGCGGTGGGCGCCCTCCTCGACCGCGCCGGCCACCCCCGGACCGCCATCCGGGTGGGCACCGGGTGACCGACCGGGAGCTGGCCCGGGACGACCTCCGCGCCCCGTTCCGACCCGCCCGGAGCGAGCAGGTCGGCATCGAGATCGAGTGCGGTCTGCTCGACCCGGCCACCGGGCTGGCCGCCCGCTACTTCGGGGAACGCGGCGTGCTGGCGGTCCTGGAAGCGGTGCTGGCCCGCTGGGGCGGCGAGCGCCAGGAGGACGCCGGACGGCTGACCGGCGTGCTGCGCCCGGACGGCAGCCAGATCACCCTGGAGCACGGCGGCCAGCTCGAGTACTCCTCGGTGCCCGTCCCGAGCGTGGCCGAGGCGGTGTCCGACATGCGCGCCGCCCTGGAGCAACTCGCCGACCTGGCGAGGCGGTTCGGCCTTGCCCTGGTGCCCGGCGGCAACCTCCCGTTCGACCGGCTGGCCGACATCCAGTGGGTGCCGATGACCAGGGGCGCCATCATGCGGGACTACTTCGCCGGGCTGGGCGCGGCGGGCGACCGGGCCCGGTACATCATGGCGCTGTCGCTGTCCACCCAGGTCACGCTGGACTACCTCTCACCAGCGGACTTCACCGAGAAGCTGCGCGCCCAGATGGCCGCCGCGCCGGTCGTCGCCGCCCTGCTCGTCAACTCACCGATCCAGGAAGGACGTTCGGAAGGCCTGCTGTCCCACCGCAGCTGGGCCTGGCTGCGGATGGACCCGCGCCGGGGCGGCGTGCTCCCGCCCGCGCTACGCCCGGACGTCAGCGTGGACGACGTGATCGACTGGGCCCTCGACATCCCCCTGATCCACTACCGCACCCCGGACGGCCGCTACCACCCGGCGCCCGACCGCCCCTTCGCCGACCTCCTCCGGCACGGCTACGACGACGGGTCGCGCCCCACGGCCGCCCACTGGGCCTCCCACCTGAACCAGCTCTGGACCCACACCCGGGTCCGCAACACCCTGGAACTGCGCGGCTCGGACGGTCCGCCGTACCCGTTCATCGGCGCCGTCCCGGCGCTCTGGACCGGTCTCACCTACCACCCCGAATCCCGCGCCGCCGTCTGGAAGTTGCTCGGCCACCACACCCTGGCGCAGCACCGCGCCGCCCTCACCGAGCTGCCCGTGCAAGGCCTCGCCACCCGCCTGGGCGACGACCCCGTCCGCCCGCTGGCCGCCGAACTGCTCCACCTCGCCCGGGCCGGCCTGTGCGCGCGCGTCGCGGCGGGCCTCGAACCGCCCGACGTCCCCGGCTACCTGGACCCCCTGAACGAGATCGTCGCCACCGGCCACACCTTCGCCGAGCAGGGCCTCCGGCGCTGGCACGGCGAGTTCGGGCGCGACCCGGCGCGCTACGTCGCCGCCCACCGGGTCTGAGGCCCACCGGCCGTCAGAAGCCTGTCAGAAGCCCGTCAGCAGTGCGTCAGCAGTACGTCAGCGGCCCGTCGATCCGGGGACCGCACGTGTGCGGAGCGGTCCCCACCGGGGGACGCACCTGCAGGTCCGCAGGTCCCTCCGGAGGTCAGCCGCATGAGTGCTGATCGACAGGAACTTCGTCCGGTGAGCGCCGCTCACCGGTGGCCGGGCACCGTCGCCGCCCGGCCACCGGGGCGGTCTCACGGCGTCGGTACGGGCGTCGAAGTCGGCGTCGGGCTCGGCGTCGGGGTCTCCTTCCGCGGAGCCTCGGTCTTCGGGGCGGGGGTGGGCATGGCGCTCGCCCGGGCGGCGGGGTTGGTGACCAGGGGGATGCAGCCGTCGCCGCCCGGCTGGTGGCCGCACACCCGCAGGGTGGTGTCGGCCGGGCCGGCGTCGACCATGGCCGAGTAGGCGTCGTAGCCCCAGTGGATCAGGGCTGTCTCCTGCCAGCCGGTGTTGTTGGTGATGGTGGCGGTGTCCCCGGGGGCGCCGTCGGTGAGCCCCGCCCAGGCGGCGCGGCAGCGCGGACTGTAGTGGAGGTAGAGGATCACCTGGCCGACGTTGCCGGTCAGCAGGGTGTGGTCGTCGTCCTCGCACCCCATGACCTGGGGGTCCTTGCCGGCGCAGCCGATGCCCTGGCAGAGCCCGGTCGGCCCGGCCGCCGCGGCGGTGGTACCGGCGTTGCGGCCGTGCAGGTACAGGCTCGCGACCACGACGAGCGCGACCGCGAGGGCGGCGGCGACCAGGGTCCACGGGCGGCGCCATCCGGCGATGCGGGCGAGGACGGCGGAGAGGTCCGTCAACCGTTCGCCCTGCGGTACGGGCGGAGCGGAGAGCTGGACCGGCGCTTCGGTCGGCCGCACGGGAACGGGCTCCGGCACGGAGCCGGGAACGGTGACCGGCACGGGAACGGAGACCGGCACCGGAACGGGAACCGGCCCGGACGCGGACCCCCCGGACGCGTCCCGCGCCGCCTCGGCCTGCCGCAGCAGGGAGGTCAGCAGCTCTCCGTCGCAGTCCACGGCGGCGATCAGCCCGGCCAGCGCCTGAGGAGTGATCAGACGCTTGCCGTTGAGCCAGCGTTCCCAGGACGCCTTGCTGAGGTAGGTCCGCTTCCCGAGTTCGGCGAGCGAGATCCGGTGCGCGTCCTTGACCGCGCGCAGTTCCTCGGCCAGGCGCCGAGCCGGTTCCGCAAGGTCGTCAGGAAGCGGTTTCCAGGACTGACTCATCGTGGCGGGCACCTCTGGCGGGTCGGCGGCAGACATGGACTGATCCAGTTTCAGATGATCAGTTTAATCGCACCCCGCCCTCGACCCCCGCCGCCCGCGGTGCACCGTCTCAACCGTCTCCACCCCGGTGTCTCAAGCCCCAGGTCAGGGGCCCTGATACGGGTCGCATCGTCTCAGAACCATCGGAGACGGTCGAAGATCGAGGGGAGATCCCGCAGAGTTGGCCGGACCGGTAGCACTGAGGTCAACAGCGCTCCTGGTGCGGGTAAAGCCGAAGGCGTCAGGGCAGCGGACGCCTACGACCCGTCACCAGGTCCTCCACACCGCCGCACCGGTCATGTGTCAGAGCACTTTTCGGGGAGAAGCCTCATGGGCCGCCAACACGCGTCCGCCACCACGTCACCGTCCCCCGCCGACCGGCTCGCCAGCGAGCTGCAGTCGCTGAAGTCCGGGTCGGGCCTCACCTACGCCCGGCTCAGCGAACGCACCCACTACGCGAAGTCCTCGTGGGAGCGGTGGGTGAACGGGAAGCAGTTCCCCCCGCGCGACGCGGTGCAGAGCATCGCGTCCGTCTGCGGGGGCGACGCCGAACACCTGCTGGAGCTGTGGCGCCTCGCGGACAGCCGCCGCATCACGTTCACCGCACCGGGCGCCGCCCCGGCTCCCGGTACGACGGGCCCCGAGGCCGCCCCGGCCCACGGCGGGGGCCCGGCCGAGGACGCGGACTCCCCCTGCCCGCACCGTCGGCAGGCCGCCCTGCTGCGGCGAGTGGCCCTGCTCTCCCTGGCGCTCGGCGCGGGCGGAGTGCTGGCCGCCACCGGCCGGCGGCCGTTCCGGCGCGGAGCCTGACGGCGGCGAGCGGCACGACGCAGCGCGGCACCGCGCCCCCGTGGGGAGGGCGCGGTGCCGCGGTGTTCGGAGGGCGCTCGCCGTTACGCGACGCCGTCCTGCCACCACCAGAAGCCCGACCCGTAGTTGGAGTGCTCGATCCGGCTGTCCACGTGCTGCCAGGAGACGGTGTAGGTCTCCAGGCCGGAGAAGCCGCAGGTCTCGGCGATCCGGTAGACGGACAGCGTGGACAGGCCGGAGACCGCGATGTCGGCGGCCACCCCGTAGGTGTGCATGGAGTTCCCCGCGCCGCCCACCGAGGAGTTGTACGCGGTGCTGCGGAAGCCGGAGTTGATGGTGATCGCGCGGTCGCCCGCCTTCTTCCGCAGCGCCTCCAGCTTGTACATGGTGCGGCGGACGTTCTCCTGCACCTCGCCGGAGCCGACGTTGCCGCCGCCGAAGCCCGAGCCGTCGTGGCTGGTGAACTCGGACCAGTTGAAGTGGGCGGTGGAACCGTCCGACTTCTCCAGCGAGTTGAGCACGCCGAAGGTCTGCGGGCCGGCCACGCCGTCCGCGCTCAGCCCGTACGCGGCCTGGAAGCGGCGCACCGCGGCGGCGGTGCCCGGCCCGAAGGAGCCGTCCACGGCCACGTAGGTCTGCGAGGCGGAGTCCGCCGCCCAGCCCGCGACACGGATCTGCAGCTCGGCCACGGCCGAACCGGAGGAGCCCTCACTGAGGTTTCCGGACCAGCCGTAGGCGGCCGCCGGGCGGGCGAACCCGATGTTGGCGACCGCGGCGAGCCCGGCCGCGGCCACGGCGCCGGTGCCGTAGCGCAGGAGTGCGCGGCGGTCGAGGGAAGAGCTGTTCACTACGTGCTCCTTCGAGGAGTCGGCACGGGGAAGACGTCAACAGGGCTGTGCGGGGCCGATCAGTACCAGTTGTGGGCCTGCCAGAAGCTCCAGGCCGAGCACGGGTCGCCGTAGCGGCCCTTGATGTAGTCCAGGCCCCACTGGAGCTGGGTGGCCGGGTTGGTCTGCCAGTCGGAGCCGGCGGTGGCCATCTTGTCGCCGGGCAGCGACTGCGGGATGCCGTACGCCCCGGAGGACGGGTTGGTGGCGTAGACCTTCCAGCCGCTCTCGTGGACGTAGATCTGGTCCAGGCAGCCGAACTGGCCGCTCACGCTCCAGCCGTGGCTGGGGAACTTCCACTGGGCGGTGATCTGCACGGTCCGGGCGACGCCCATGGCGTTCATGGTGGCCGGGCCGGCGATGCCGTCGGCGCTCAGGTTGTGGGCGCGCTGCCAGTCGGTGACGGAGCCGGTCGTGCCGGAGCCGTAGGCACCGTCCGCGCCGGCGCCGGCCGCGCGCTGGACCTCGGCGACCTTGTTGTGCAGGGCGAGTTCGGTGCGGGCGCCGTACACACCGTCCTCGTCGAGGCCGTTGTCGTGCTGGAAGCTGCGGACGGCGGCGGTGGTCTGCGGGCCGTAGTTGCCGTCGACGCCGCTGCTCGCCAGGTAGCCGATGCCCACCAGGTTGCGCTGGACCCAGGTGGTGCTGTCCAGCGCCTGGGCCTGCGCGGGCAGCAGGGCCATCGCGACGAACGCGAGCACGGCCACGGCCAGCCCGCGCAGGGTCTTCTTCACGGTCATTCCATCCCCTCCGGCGCCTGTCGGGTGATCAGGCGGTGCCGCCCACTCTCGGGGCCGGACGGCCGTCCCGCCACGGGTCGGCGGCACCGGGGACGTCCCGGGCAACTCCGGGAACGCGGTGGGACGGCGCCGGGACGCCGCTGGGACGGCCTCGGGACGCTCGGGAGGGGGCCGGAACGGCCACCGGGCCGGACCGGGTCGTCCGGGCGCGGTCCCCGGTCAGGCGCTCGGCGACTAAGCTCCCCGTACTGTGACCGAACGTCAGACCATCCGAACAGCCCGGGAATCCGCCGACGTCCTCATCCTCGGCGCCGGACCGGCCGGCCTCACCCTCGCGAACCTCCTGCACGCCGCCGGGATCGACTGCGTCGTCCTCGAACGCGCCGACCGCGCCCACGTCCAGACCAGGGCGCGGGCCGGCTTCCTCGCCGCCAACACCGTCCGTGTCCTGGAGCGCCACGGCCTGGCCGACGGCCTGCACCGGCGCGGCCGCCCGCACGGCACCTGCGAGTTCCGCACCGAGGACGGCAGTTTCCGGCTCGACTACGGCGCCCTCGGCCGCCACGAGCAGCACACCGTCTACCCCCAGCAGGACCTGGTCACCGACCTGTTGACCCACTACCTGGACGCGGGCGGCCGGATCCACTTCGAGACCGAGGCCCGGACCGTGCAGGACGCCGCCGGCCCCCGCCCCACCGTCGCCGTCCAGGAGGCCGACGGCCGCCCCGACCGCTGGCGGGCCCGGTACGTGGCCGGCTGCGACGGCCGCCACGGCGCCGCCCGGCGCTCCCTGCCGACCGGCACCCTCCGCCACCACCGCGACCACGGCGTCACCTGGCTCGGCCTGCTCGCCGAGGCACCCCCGAGCCTGGACGCCGTCGGCTACGCCCTGCACCCCCACGGCTTCGCCGGCCACATGGCCCGCACCGCCGACATCACCCGCTACTACCTGCAGTACGAGCGAGGCATCCCCGCCGACGCCTGGTCCGAGGAGCGGATCTGGGCGGAGCTCGACCTGCGGATGTACACCGCCGAACACGGGCCGTTGCACCACGGCCGGATCCTCCAGCGCTCCGTCATCGACCTGGAGTCCGACGTGATCGAACCGCTGCGGCACGGCTCGCTGCTGCTGGCCGGGGACGCCGCCAGCCTGCCCGCCCCCGCCGCCGCGAAGGGCGCCAACCTCGCCGTCCTGGAGGCCGAACTCCTCGCCGAGGCACTGATCGACGAGCTCGCCCACCACGACTCCCGGGCGCTCGACCGGTACTCCCGGCGCTGCCTCGAACACATCTGGCGCGCGCAGGAGTTCGCGCACTGGATGATCCAGCTCCTGCACGCCCCGGCCGGACCGGACGAGGGCTCGTACTTCCACGAAGCCATGCGGCGCTCCCGCATCGAGTCCCTGCGCACCTCGCGCACCCACCAGGACTGGTTCGCCGAGAACTACGTCGGCATCTGACCGCCCGGCCGTCTCGGCTCGACGTACTCGACGGTCTGCATCATTCCGAGGTCCTCGTGCTGGAGCTGGTGGCAGTGGGCGACGGTGCTGCCGGTGAAGTCCTCGTACCGGACCAGGAAGGTGACGGTGTCGCCGGGCTCGCCGCCGGCCAGGTCGATGGTGTCCTGCCAGACCGGCGGGTCGAGCTGCTCGCCGTTGCGGTGGGTGACCAGGACGTGGTTGGTGTGCAGGTGGAAGGGGTGGCTGAAGGCCGGGTTGGTCTCGTCGGTGCGCAGCGTCCACCGCTCGACGGTGTCCAGCCCCAGGGTGTGGTTGACGTAGCCGGGGTCGAACAGCCCGTAGGCCGGGTCCCGGGTGAGGTCGCCGTCGGGGTCGGCGGCGGGGGTCGGGTTGCTCCCCAGGACGCGGAAGGCGTTGGGGAACGGCCCGGCGAGGACGCCGGGGTCGACGTGGAAGACCACCTCGCGGTCCGCGTCCGGGTTGGCGATGTCGTCGGCGTCGAGGAAGGGCTTGCCGGCCGGCAGGGTGGTCGGCAGGTCCATCGGCGGGTCGACCGGGTCGCCCGCCACCTGGACCGTCATCAGCGGCTCGGTCACCCTGTCGGCCCGCAGTTCGTAGCGGCCGGGGTCGCCGCCGCGGACCAGCACGTCGGCCCGGTTGCCCATGGCCAGCCGCAGCCGGTCGGTGGCGACCGTGGCCGGGAAGGTCACGCCGTCCTGGGCGATCTGGTGGAAGGTGAGGTTCTGCTCGCCGTCGGTGAGCCGCAGCGGCAGCGCGGTGAAGGCCGTCGCGCAGACCAGCCGCCAGCGCTGCACCTCGCCCGGGCGCAGCGTGAGGGTGGGGTTGACCGCGCCGTTGACGGTCAGGGTCGCCGGGACGGCGGTCAGCGCGTTGCCGGAGGTGAAGTCGGGGACCTTGCCGTCCTTGAGCCTGAGCTCGTTGACGCAGACCACGAGGTCGGCGGCCGCCGCGATCTCGGGCACCTCGTCGACGTCGCCCTCGACGATGAGGACCCCGGCCATTCCGCCGACGATCTGCACGGCCGTGGCGCCGTGCAGGTGGGGGTGGTACCAGTGGGTGCCGGCCGGGTGGTCGGCCGGGATGTCGACGGTGGTCAGGTACTGCGGCTCGGGGGCGCCGGCGTCGACCTCGTCGGCGGTGCGCGGGGCGAACTCGCGGTGCACGTTGTCGGCGTCCCCGGACGGGGAGACGTGCAGGCCGTGGGTGTGCAGGTTGAAGCTGTTGAGGTTGTGCGGCCGGTTGTGGCCGCCGCTGTGGGGCTCGTTCGGCGGCAGGCCGTTGACCTGGGTCAGCCGCAGGGTGTCCCCGCCGCGCACCCGCAGGGTCGGTCCGGGGATCGTCCCGTTGTAGGTGCGGGTGGTGGCCGTCCCGTAGCCGAGGATGACGGTGTCCGTGAACCGCACGTCGAGCGTCTGTTCCAGCACCGCCCTGGGCGTGCCGGGCACCCGCCGCCGGGCACGGACGGCCGGCTGCGGGAAGGCCGCGGGCGCGGGCGCCGCCGCCGCGGACTGCCGGGAGAGGATCCCGTCGGACGCCGCCACCAGGACAGCGGCGGGGAGCGCCTTGAACATCGATCGACGACTGATTCCGACTTTTTCGGTCATGGTCGGGCAATCTAGGTCAGCCCACCGGCGGCTCCCGGTAAGCACACCGCGCGCCCGCCGCACATTGGGCCTTCCGCACCACTCCCGCGGCACGGGCCTCGGGCCGGCGGACCCCGGCCGGCGGACCCTCAGCCCGACCAGACCGTCACCGTGGCCTCCACCTGGTAGTCCGCCGGGGCGATGGAGTCGATCCTGATCAGGGCGGTGCGGCCGCCGGGGCTCTTCAGACAGACCAGCGACCCGACGTTCACGTGGGCCGAGTCGCCCGAGTGGCTGGCGGCCCAGTCGGCGCAGGCGGCACCGGACGGCGGTGTCTGGCCCGTCCAGATGCCGAAGCTGTCGTGCTCGCTCTGGATCTCCTCCCGCAGCACGGCCGTGGTCGCGGTGAACCCGGTCGCGTAGATGCCCTGCGGGAAGCCGGGGTGACGCGACGGCGGGGTCAGGTCGAAGTCGATGCCGCCCTCCATCGAGATCC from Kitasatospora cathayae includes:
- a CDS encoding multicopper oxidase family protein produces the protein MTEKVGISRRSMFKALPAAVLVAASDGILSRQSAAAAPAPAAFPQPAVRARRRVPGTPRAVLEQTLDVRFTDTVILGYGTATTRTYNGTIPGPTLRVRGGDTLRLTQVNGLPPNEPHSGGHNRPHNLNSFNLHTHGLHVSPSGDADNVHREFAPRTADEVDAGAPEPQYLTTVDIPADHPAGTHWYHPHLHGATAVQIVGGMAGVLIVEGDVDEVPEIAAAADLVVCVNELRLKDGKVPDFTSGNALTAVPATLTVNGAVNPTLTLRPGEVQRWRLVCATAFTALPLRLTDGEQNLTFHQIAQDGVTFPATVATDRLRLAMGNRADVLVRGGDPGRYELRADRVTEPLMTVQVAGDPVDPPMDLPTTLPAGKPFLDADDIANPDADREVVFHVDPGVLAGPFPNAFRVLGSNPTPAADPDGDLTRDPAYGLFDPGYVNHTLGLDTVERWTLRTDETNPAFSHPFHLHTNHVLVTHRNGEQLDPPVWQDTIDLAGGEPGDTVTFLVRYEDFTGSTVAHCHQLQHEDLGMMQTVEYVEPRRPGGQMPT